Proteins found in one Opitutaceae bacterium genomic segment:
- a CDS encoding glycosyltransferase family 2 protein, with protein sequence MPQANAPFAVSFIVPLYNSEATISAVVHEIAALTVDGGHEIVVVNDGSRDRTREVVMELVKTCTVPFTYVEHSRNYGEHNAVLTGWRHARGEFFVNLDDDGQNPPAEGLRLWRAAVQGEWDVAYGQYAVKQHSAWRNWGSWFTNRMTDWALDKPAGFYLSSFRCVSRFAALEAARNAGPFPYIDGLLLQVTQRIGSIVVTHRPREAGASGYTWRRLLRLWASSFINFSVAPLRLAIVLGAAMGLAGLLAIGFVFYWWLTDKGPAFGWGSLMAALLLFSGVQLLVLGVVGEYVGRMFLIANQRPQSSVRTVVRQP encoded by the coding sequence ATGCCCCAGGCGAACGCCCCTTTCGCTGTCAGTTTCATCGTTCCTCTCTACAACAGCGAGGCAACAATCTCCGCGGTGGTTCACGAGATCGCTGCACTGACCGTAGACGGAGGGCATGAGATCGTCGTGGTAAATGACGGAAGTCGCGACAGGACTCGCGAAGTGGTTATGGAGCTCGTCAAGACCTGCACGGTGCCATTCACCTACGTCGAGCACAGTCGGAATTACGGTGAACACAATGCGGTGCTCACGGGCTGGCGGCATGCGCGGGGCGAGTTCTTTGTGAACCTCGATGACGATGGGCAGAATCCGCCTGCAGAAGGACTGCGTTTATGGCGTGCGGCTGTTCAAGGCGAATGGGATGTTGCGTATGGTCAATATGCGGTGAAGCAGCATTCGGCGTGGCGCAACTGGGGCAGTTGGTTCACCAATCGCATGACGGACTGGGCGCTTGATAAGCCGGCCGGTTTCTATCTCTCCAGCTTTCGCTGTGTATCGCGCTTCGCTGCGCTCGAGGCCGCTCGAAATGCAGGACCTTTTCCTTACATCGATGGCCTGTTGTTGCAGGTGACCCAGCGAATTGGCTCCATTGTGGTGACCCACCGCCCCCGCGAAGCAGGTGCCAGCGGCTACACGTGGCGCCGGCTATTGCGCCTTTGGGCGAGCTCCTTCATTAACTTCTCCGTCGCGCCACTCAGGCTTGCGATCGTGCTCGGGGCTGCGATGGGGTTGGCGGGCCTGCTGGCGATCGGGTTCGTTTTCTATTGGTGGCTTACCGACAAAGGCCCCGCCTTCGGCTGGGGCTCGCTCATGGCAGCACTGCTGCTCTTCAGCGGCGTACAGCTTCTCGTGCTCGGTGTTGTTGGTGAATATGTGGGCCGGATGTTCCTGATTGCCAATCAAAGGCCACAATCTTCAGTGCGAACGGTGGTTCGCCAACCGTAG